Proteins from one Paraburkholderia acidisoli genomic window:
- a CDS encoding chromate transporter, which produces MTQHSASPASAGSGTEAGLHTPTVREIFLGFLGLGFTSFGGALPLARRAIVEQRRWLAASEFTDLLGLCQFLPGGNVINLSVAIGMRFHGWRGALAGILGLIAGPSLVVIGLGVLYERTQNDPHVRHLFVGLAAAAAGLLISMAVKIILPLRREPAAAVVAAIGFVAIAVLRVPLLPTMLVLTPIGIAIAARAARKHAGGAQ; this is translated from the coding sequence ATGACACAACACAGCGCTTCGCCCGCTTCCGCCGGCTCCGGCACCGAAGCCGGCTTGCACACGCCCACCGTGCGCGAAATCTTTCTCGGCTTTCTCGGGCTCGGCTTCACGTCGTTTGGCGGCGCGCTGCCGCTCGCGCGCCGCGCGATCGTCGAACAGCGCCGCTGGCTCGCCGCCAGCGAATTCACCGACCTGCTCGGCCTCTGCCAGTTCCTGCCGGGCGGCAACGTCATCAACCTGTCCGTGGCGATCGGCATGCGCTTTCACGGCTGGCGCGGCGCGCTCGCGGGCATTCTCGGGCTGATCGCGGGACCGTCGCTCGTGGTGATCGGCCTGGGCGTGCTGTACGAGCGCACGCAGAACGATCCGCACGTGCGGCATCTGTTCGTGGGGCTCGCGGCGGCGGCGGCCGGTCTGCTGATCTCGATGGCCGTGAAGATCATCCTGCCGTTGCGGCGCGAACCGGCCGCCGCCGTGGTGGCCGCGATCGGCTTCGTGGCGATCGCGGTGCTGCGCGTGCCGCTGCTGCCGACCATGCTCGTGCTCACGCCCATAGGCATCGCGATCGCGGCGCGCGCCGCGCGCAAGCATGCGGGAGGCGCGCAATGA
- a CDS encoding chromate transporter codes for MTATLVALATIFSQLSLLAFGGGNTILPEMQRQVVEVHHWMPASEFSALFALAQAAPGPNMMIVTLVGWHVAGWAGMLVTSIAKFGPSSLVTIAALHAWDRFKDRPWRRVAQKGLVPVTAGLVPASAVLIARASDPSWIAWAITGVCAALAFRTKIHPLWLLGAGSLIGLTGFGQ; via the coding sequence ATGACGGCCACGCTCGTTGCGCTGGCCACGATTTTCAGCCAGCTTTCACTGCTCGCGTTCGGCGGCGGCAACACGATCCTGCCGGAGATGCAGCGTCAGGTGGTCGAGGTGCATCACTGGATGCCCGCGAGCGAGTTCAGCGCGCTGTTCGCGCTCGCGCAGGCCGCGCCCGGCCCGAACATGATGATCGTCACGCTCGTGGGTTGGCACGTGGCCGGCTGGGCGGGCATGCTCGTGACGTCGATCGCCAAGTTCGGGCCGTCCTCGCTCGTGACGATTGCCGCGTTGCACGCGTGGGATCGCTTCAAGGACCGGCCGTGGCGGCGCGTTGCGCAAAAAGGGCTCGTGCCGGTAACAGCCGGACTCGTGCCCGCGAGCGCGGTGCTGATCGCGCGCGCCTCCGACCCTTCCTGGATCGCGTGGGCAATTACCGGTGTTTGCGCGGCACTCGCGTTTCGTACGAAGATTCACCCGCTGTGGCTGCTGGGAGCGGGGAGCTTGATCGGGTTGACGGGGTTTGGGCAGTGA
- a CDS encoding AMP nucleosidase, giving the protein MNDTHPRPLLTPAHDFPVEAYEDAADAVARLAAIYDANTSFLRDAFARYRRGESFDRRVRACYPFVRIRTDVNTHIDSRRSYGFVAGPGVFETTVTRPDLFGNYYREQLRLLAKNHHVAIEVGVSDQPIPVHFAFAEGIHLEGDLDRERLFLMRDVFDVPDLAQLDDRIVNGTFEPAPGEPYPLALFTAARVDFSLHRLKHYTATSPTHVQNYVLYTNYQFYIDEFVKLGRAMMAHTDDADLRNYRSEYTSFVEPGDVVTYNANLGEQSDEGTVPARLPQMPAYHLKRADGSGITMVNIGVGPSNAKTITDHIAVLRPHAWIMLGHCAGLRNTQRLGDYVLAHGYVREDHVLDADLPLWVPIPALAEVQLALERAVAEVTKLDGAELKRVMRTGTVASVDNRNWELRDHREPVQRLSQSRAVALDMESATIAANGFRFRVPYGTLLCVSDKPLHGELKLPGMADSFYRAQVDQHLQIGVKAMEILRTNGLHKLHSRKLRSFAEVAFQ; this is encoded by the coding sequence ATGAACGATACCCACCCGCGGCCCCTCCTGACCCCGGCACACGATTTCCCGGTGGAAGCTTACGAAGACGCCGCCGACGCCGTGGCGCGCCTCGCCGCCATTTACGACGCGAACACCTCGTTCCTGCGCGACGCGTTCGCGCGTTACCGCCGTGGCGAGTCGTTCGACCGTCGCGTGCGCGCCTGCTATCCGTTCGTGCGCATTCGCACCGATGTCAATACGCATATCGACTCGCGCCGCTCGTACGGTTTCGTGGCGGGTCCCGGTGTGTTCGAAACCACGGTCACGCGGCCGGATCTGTTCGGCAATTACTATCGCGAGCAACTGCGTCTGCTCGCGAAGAACCATCATGTGGCGATCGAAGTGGGCGTGTCGGATCAACCGATTCCCGTGCATTTCGCGTTTGCGGAAGGCATTCACCTCGAAGGCGATCTCGACCGCGAGCGGCTCTTTCTGATGCGCGACGTGTTCGACGTGCCCGATCTCGCGCAACTCGACGACCGCATCGTCAACGGCACGTTCGAGCCCGCGCCGGGCGAGCCGTATCCGCTCGCGCTCTTCACCGCGGCGCGCGTGGACTTCTCGCTGCATCGGCTCAAGCACTACACGGCAACCTCGCCCACGCACGTGCAGAACTACGTGCTGTACACGAACTACCAGTTTTATATCGACGAATTCGTGAAGCTCGGCCGCGCGATGATGGCGCATACCGACGACGCCGACTTGCGCAATTACCGCAGCGAATACACCTCGTTCGTCGAACCCGGCGACGTGGTCACGTACAACGCGAATCTCGGCGAGCAAAGCGACGAAGGCACGGTGCCCGCGCGGCTGCCGCAAATGCCGGCCTATCACCTCAAGCGCGCGGACGGCAGCGGCATCACGATGGTCAACATCGGCGTGGGACCGTCGAACGCGAAGACGATCACCGATCACATCGCGGTGCTGCGTCCGCATGCGTGGATCATGCTCGGCCATTGCGCGGGCCTGCGCAACACGCAGCGTCTCGGCGACTACGTGCTCGCGCACGGCTATGTGCGCGAGGATCACGTGCTCGACGCCGACTTGCCGTTGTGGGTGCCCATTCCGGCACTCGCCGAAGTGCAGCTCGCGCTCGAGCGCGCGGTGGCCGAGGTCACGAAACTGGACGGCGCGGAACTCAAGCGCGTGATGCGCACGGGCACGGTGGCGAGCGTGGATAACCGCAACTGGGAACTGCGCGATCATCGCGAGCCGGTGCAGCGGCTGTCGCAAAGCCGCGCGGTCGCGCTCGACATGGAAAGCGCGACGATCGCCGCGAACGGGTTCCGTTTTCGCGTGCCGTACGGCACTTTGCTATGCGTTTCGGACAAGCCGTTGCATGGCGAGCTGAAGCTGCCCGGCATGGCCGATTCGTTCTATCGCGCGCAGGTCGACCAGCATTTGCAGATCGGCGTGAAAGCGATGGAGATTTTGCGCACGAATGGCTTGCACAAGCTGCATAGTCGCAAGCTGCGCAGCTTTGCCGAGGTGGCATTTCAGTGA
- a CDS encoding homoserine kinase has product MAVFTAVTDTELAHWLRDYDLGDVVELRGIQSGIENSNFFLTTTRGEYVLTIFEKLTAEQLPFYLDLMRHLASHRVPVPDPMPRNDGALFGLLHGKPAAIVSKLEGKPELAPQVEHCTEVGQMLARMHLAGRDFTRDQPNLRSLAWWEETVPTVLPFLDDAQRTLLASELDHQRAFFASDDYAALPGGPCHCDLFRDNAMFAHANPAPGHEVRLGGFFDFYFAGCDKWLFDVAVTVNDWCVDLATGALDAPRAEALLRAYQTVRPFTPEETRHWADMLRAGAYRFWVSRLYDFYLPRSAELLKPHDPGHFERILRERVAGSAADTLHATPHRPCN; this is encoded by the coding sequence ATGGCCGTCTTCACCGCTGTCACCGACACTGAACTTGCCCACTGGCTGCGCGATTACGATCTCGGCGATGTCGTCGAGCTTCGCGGCATCCAGTCCGGCATTGAAAACAGCAACTTTTTCCTGACGACGACGCGCGGCGAATACGTGCTCACGATCTTCGAAAAGCTCACGGCCGAACAACTGCCGTTCTATCTGGATCTGATGCGCCATCTCGCCTCGCATCGCGTACCGGTGCCCGACCCCATGCCGCGCAACGACGGCGCGCTGTTCGGCCTGCTGCATGGCAAGCCCGCTGCCATCGTCTCGAAGCTCGAAGGCAAGCCCGAACTCGCGCCGCAGGTCGAACATTGCACCGAAGTCGGCCAGATGCTGGCGCGCATGCACCTCGCGGGCCGCGATTTCACGCGCGACCAACCCAACCTGCGCAGCCTCGCGTGGTGGGAAGAAACGGTGCCGACCGTGCTGCCGTTCCTCGACGACGCCCAACGCACGCTGCTCGCAAGCGAACTCGACCATCAACGCGCGTTCTTCGCCTCGGACGATTACGCCGCGCTGCCGGGCGGCCCGTGCCACTGCGACCTGTTCCGCGACAACGCGATGTTCGCGCACGCGAATCCGGCGCCGGGCCACGAAGTGCGCCTGGGCGGTTTTTTTGACTTTTATTTTGCCGGCTGCGACAAGTGGCTGTTCGACGTGGCGGTCACGGTCAACGACTGGTGCGTGGACCTCGCCACGGGCGCGCTCGACGCGCCGCGCGCCGAGGCGCTGCTGCGCGCCTATCAGACCGTGCGGCCGTTCACGCCCGAGGAAACGCGCCACTGGGCCGACATGCTGCGCGCGGGCGCCTACCGCTTCTGGGTCTCGCGCCTGTATGATTTTTACCTGCCGCGTTCGGCCGAACTGCTGAAGCCGCACGATCCCGGCCATTTCGAACGCATTCTGCGCGAGCGCGTCGCCGGTAGCGCCGCAGACACTCTCCACGCCACGCCCCATCGCCCATGCAATTGA
- a CDS encoding BPSS1780 family membrane protein yields the protein MQLIEVPAKTGYVWFRQGIWLFRRNPLAFLTLFFAYLLAMTLISSIPVIGGVLPLLFVPGVAVGFMAACRDTIAGKPVFPTILVDGFRSYGGTVTKHLFTLGGIYIVAMTLVLASSALVDGGSLLRLMTIGGTLDVEALENSNIPLAVLASLLCYVPVSMLFWFAPVLTAWHEVPPAKALFFSIVSCWRNKGAFTVYGALWFAVSTGVSIGLSAVLHAVGAGDFGIAILMPALIVVTTMLYCSFYATYRGCYGVQEKQADEMPGSGR from the coding sequence ATGCAATTGATCGAAGTCCCCGCGAAAACGGGTTACGTCTGGTTTCGCCAGGGTATCTGGCTGTTCCGCCGCAATCCGCTCGCGTTTCTCACGCTGTTCTTCGCCTATCTGCTCGCGATGACGCTCATTTCGAGCATTCCCGTGATCGGCGGCGTGCTGCCCTTGCTGTTCGTGCCGGGCGTGGCGGTCGGTTTCATGGCGGCATGCCGCGACACCATCGCGGGCAAGCCGGTGTTCCCGACCATCCTTGTCGACGGCTTCCGCTCGTACGGAGGCACCGTGACGAAGCATTTGTTTACGCTGGGTGGGATTTACATTGTGGCGATGACGCTGGTGCTCGCGTCCTCCGCCCTGGTGGACGGCGGTTCGCTGCTGCGTCTGATGACGATAGGCGGCACGCTCGACGTGGAAGCGCTGGAAAACAGCAATATTCCGCTCGCGGTGCTCGCTTCGCTGCTGTGCTACGTACCCGTTTCGATGCTGTTCTGGTTCGCGCCGGTGCTCACGGCGTGGCACGAAGTGCCGCCGGCGAAGGCGCTGTTCTTCAGCATCGTGAGTTGCTGGCGCAATAAGGGCGCGTTCACGGTGTACGGCGCGCTGTGGTTCGCGGTGTCCACGGGCGTGTCGATCGGCCTTTCGGCGGTGCTACATGCGGTGGGCGCGGGCGACTTCGGCATCGCCATTCTGATGCCGGCGCTCATCGTCGTGACGACGATGCTCTACTGCTCGTTCTACGCCACGTACCGCGGCTGCTACGGCGTGCAGGAGAAGCAGGCCGATGAGATGCCGGGTTCGGGCCGCTAA
- a CDS encoding DUF3563 family protein: MYLLSRLFLFLSETAETRRQQREEAYLAESADIYDLEFRMRKLDREKSTRHPSWMNHYG, from the coding sequence ATGTATCTGCTCAGCCGCCTTTTCCTGTTCCTGTCCGAAACCGCTGAAACGCGCCGTCAACAGCGCGAAGAAGCGTATCTGGCCGAATCGGCCGACATCTACGACCTCGAATTCCGCATGCGCAAGCTCGACCGCGAAAAGTCGACGCGTCATCCGTCGTGGATGAATCACTACGGCTAA
- a CDS encoding extracellular catalytic domain type 1 short-chain-length polyhydroxyalkanoate depolymerase, with amino-acid sequence MTKDLTKLWAGGMRRLLAIQNRAAHEALASAGLHAPRPQAIWHAAQDVAREAEHGAPAGRARESRVGPRGAAWASGTWSRAEHLTPSRALPYGLYLPKGGARKPMPLVVMLHGCKQSMDSFAEGTRMNLLADRYGFAVVYPEQSERAHPHQCWHWYDARDAAGGGEAESIVSLVDALVEEHGFDRSRVYLAGLSAGAGLAMLLAVRAPGHFAAVALHSGPAFGEARSGVSALDVMRRGAHRDPVSLVDEELGEREYPGMPGIVIHGDADAVVAPINAEQLALQLLRLNGLADARGVRPGVVSHEIFREGYREQDYDRDGTSVVRLCRVAGLDHAWSGGDDAVPFHSATGPDASALIWDFFAQHRRSSADVDSDDELTQVLR; translated from the coding sequence ATGACGAAAGATCTGACGAAGCTATGGGCGGGTGGCATGCGACGTCTGCTCGCCATCCAGAACCGCGCCGCGCACGAGGCGCTCGCGAGTGCCGGCTTGCATGCGCCGCGCCCGCAGGCAATCTGGCACGCCGCGCAAGACGTTGCCCGCGAGGCGGAACACGGCGCGCCGGCTGGCCGCGCGCGCGAATCGCGCGTCGGTCCGCGCGGCGCCGCGTGGGCCTCGGGCACCTGGTCGCGTGCGGAACATCTCACGCCGTCGCGCGCGCTGCCTTACGGCCTGTATCTGCCGAAGGGCGGCGCTCGCAAGCCCATGCCGCTCGTGGTGATGCTGCACGGCTGCAAGCAGTCGATGGATTCGTTCGCCGAAGGCACGCGCATGAACCTGCTCGCCGACCGCTACGGGTTTGCCGTGGTCTACCCGGAGCAGAGCGAGCGCGCCCACCCGCACCAATGCTGGCATTGGTACGACGCACGCGACGCGGCGGGCGGCGGCGAGGCGGAATCGATCGTGTCGCTCGTGGATGCGCTCGTGGAGGAGCATGGCTTCGACCGCTCGCGCGTGTATCTCGCCGGTTTGTCGGCGGGCGCGGGGCTGGCCATGTTGCTGGCCGTGCGTGCGCCGGGCCATTTCGCGGCGGTCGCGCTGCATTCGGGGCCGGCGTTCGGCGAAGCGCGCTCGGGTGTTTCGGCGCTCGACGTGATGCGGCGCGGCGCGCATCGTGACCCCGTTTCACTCGTCGACGAAGAACTCGGCGAGCGCGAGTATCCGGGCATGCCGGGCATCGTCATTCACGGCGACGCGGATGCCGTCGTCGCGCCCATCAACGCCGAACAACTTGCGCTGCAACTCCTGCGCCTCAACGGTCTCGCCGATGCGCGCGGCGTGCGCCCCGGCGTCGTATCGCACGAGATTTTCCGCGAAGGCTATCGCGAGCAGGACTACGATCGCGACGGCACGAGCGTCGTGCGGCTGTGCCGGGTGGCGGGGCTCGATCACGCATGGAGCGGCGGCGACGACGCCGTGCCGTTCCACTCCGCCACGGGGCCGGATGCCAGCGCGCTGATCTGGGACTTTTTTGCCCAGCATCGCCGTTCGTCCGCCGATGTCGATTCCGATGACGAATTGACGCAGGTGTTGCGCTAA
- a CDS encoding phosphatase PAP2 family protein, giving the protein MPDLPLHLWYSITNLGGAGLTLPLALAIALWLAAGYSWRMAASWVVVLGVAIGLTTITKIAFLGWGVGIRELDFTGFSGHAMLSTAVYPVAFFLMLQSAPSALRVTGMLAGLAMGVAVAFSRVVLDAHSPSEAVTGCILGALAALVFARYWWQARAQRVSAAIVTLSLVGVVIALHNVQVPTHRWVTNLALTVSGHDRPFVRAKWKASGPKRAPEAPISQTLNDLSTPSDRT; this is encoded by the coding sequence ATGCCAGATTTGCCTTTACACCTGTGGTACTCGATTACCAACCTCGGCGGCGCGGGCCTCACGCTGCCGCTCGCGCTGGCAATCGCGCTCTGGCTCGCGGCCGGTTATTCGTGGCGCATGGCGGCGAGCTGGGTCGTCGTGCTGGGTGTGGCAATCGGCCTCACGACGATCACGAAAATCGCGTTTCTCGGCTGGGGTGTGGGGATTCGCGAACTCGATTTCACGGGTTTCAGCGGCCACGCGATGCTGTCCACAGCCGTGTATCCCGTGGCGTTCTTCCTGATGCTGCAAAGCGCGCCTTCGGCGTTGCGCGTGACGGGCATGCTGGCCGGGCTCGCCATGGGCGTCGCGGTGGCGTTTTCGCGTGTCGTGCTCGACGCGCACTCGCCTTCCGAAGCGGTTACCGGCTGCATTCTCGGCGCGCTCGCGGCGCTCGTGTTCGCACGCTACTGGTGGCAGGCGCGCGCGCAGCGTGTCTCGGCGGCCATCGTTACGCTGAGTCTCGTGGGCGTGGTGATCGCGTTGCATAACGTGCAGGTGCCCACGCACCGCTGGGTGACGAATCTCGCGCTGACCGTGTCGGGCCACGATCGTCCGTTCGTGCGCGCGAAGTGGAAGGCGAGCGGCCCGAAGCGCGCGCCGGAAGCGCCGATTTCGCAAACGCTCAACGATCTTTCTACGCCTTCGGATCGCACGTAA
- a CDS encoding TOBE domain-containing protein: protein MTHDAAELGVGGSVWFQAGARQLGGAARIGLLDAIRATGSITGAAKAVGMSYKGAWDAIDAMNNLAGEALVLRATGGKGGGGTTLTPRALRLIETYRTIEHEHGRFLERAARLLAGGDRAEGTTAENADENADENAGQSGFERDLAMLGRFAMRTSARNQLFGTVTGIVRGAVNDEVSMALPGGEAIVATVTHESVEMLALGEGAPVVALVKATSIVLVADAADAARLSARNRLSGTVEVLRRGAVNADVSIVLPGGAVLAAIVTEASVEALGLVIGKPATAVFKASSVLLGAAG from the coding sequence ATGACGCATGACGCGGCCGAACTGGGCGTTGGGGGTTCGGTGTGGTTTCAGGCGGGCGCGCGGCAACTGGGCGGCGCGGCGCGCATCGGCCTGCTCGACGCGATTCGTGCGACCGGCTCGATTACGGGCGCGGCCAAGGCCGTCGGCATGAGCTACAAGGGCGCGTGGGACGCCATCGACGCGATGAACAATCTGGCGGGCGAAGCGCTCGTGCTGCGCGCGACCGGCGGCAAGGGCGGTGGCGGCACGACGCTCACACCGCGCGCGCTGCGTCTGATCGAGACGTACCGGACGATCGAGCACGAGCATGGGCGTTTTCTCGAGCGTGCGGCGCGGCTGCTGGCGGGCGGCGATCGTGCCGAGGGAACTACGGCCGAAAACGCGGACGAAAACGCGGACGAAAACGCGGGCCAAAGCGGCTTCGAGCGCGATCTCGCGATGCTGGGCCGCTTCGCGATGCGCACGAGTGCGCGCAATCAGCTGTTCGGCACGGTGACGGGCATCGTGCGCGGCGCGGTCAACGACGAAGTGTCGATGGCGCTGCCGGGCGGCGAGGCCATCGTCGCGACCGTCACGCACGAGAGCGTCGAGATGCTCGCACTAGGCGAAGGCGCGCCGGTGGTGGCGCTCGTGAAGGCGACGTCGATCGTGCTGGTGGCGGACGCGGCCGACGCGGCGCGGCTGTCGGCGCGCAACCGGCTGAGCGGCACGGTCGAGGTGCTTCGGCGCGGCGCAGTGAACGCCGATGTGTCGATCGTGCTGCCGGGCGGGGCGGTGCTGGCGGCGATCGTGACCGAGGCGAGCGTCGAGGCGCTCGGGCTCGTGATCGGCAAACCGGCGACTGCCGTGTTCAAGGCGTCGAGTGTGTTGTTGGGAGCTGCCGGCTAG
- a CDS encoding CHAD domain-containing protein produces MARVLEIVLDVVTPFAPPPSNAPRPPDNADVPDPAAVPAAASCRAARSPAGAAALVFAEALPALVALPDTQTPTTVVSFDSDGALARAGWRVTVDTHDAARDASDSDSQVDVADVAPRASANSHRVVVSQRRVHTPGIAVVTPIFVAPLDASDVANALFDAAPTPFREALAATGALRPAATLHALRSRWQWPREGIDVLLTFDADLRAEPATPAASTVHEWRVSAAWPEGEDDAPLVAALFDCARELIGAMGPYAPAFVRDADAVERAASGDVAGDVRVARAEPVDLAGARSAADALVAICRNIGAQWFGNDAGVRGSANGEFIHQMRVAQRRLRTAMRLFAHWRDDAWKTQIEPELRWLGALLGDARDRDVFVDSTLPALAAADVDPARWTALRAEADARRQAARASLREALLSPRYALAALAWLQWLDALTRRARRADQDGSTGLAGERARPLRAHAKKRLRRYHDELANTPKLTAIDEASRHRVRINAKYLRYAVEFFAPIASRRTRTDLVRTLARLQSVLGDGNDAAVALRYLESMDAEPYQLGFARGWCEAVKRYTAKEGERVLRELPAPKVPRAD; encoded by the coding sequence ATGGCTCGCGTTCTGGAAATCGTGCTGGATGTCGTGACGCCGTTCGCGCCGCCCCCGTCGAACGCGCCGCGCCCGCCGGATAACGCCGATGTGCCGGATCCGGCCGCCGTGCCCGCAGCCGCGTCATGCCGGGCAGCGCGCTCGCCCGCTGGCGCGGCGGCGCTCGTGTTCGCCGAAGCGTTGCCCGCGCTCGTGGCGCTGCCCGATACGCAAACGCCTACCACCGTGGTGTCGTTCGACAGCGACGGCGCATTGGCGCGCGCGGGCTGGCGCGTGACCGTCGATACGCACGACGCGGCGCGCGATGCATCTGATTCCGATTCTCAGGTCGATGTCGCCGATGTCGCGCCGCGAGCGTCCGCAAACAGCCATCGCGTCGTCGTGTCGCAGCGGCGCGTGCATACGCCGGGCATCGCGGTCGTCACGCCGATCTTCGTCGCGCCGCTCGATGCGAGCGACGTGGCCAACGCGCTGTTCGATGCCGCGCCCACGCCGTTTCGCGAAGCGCTCGCCGCCACGGGCGCGTTGCGGCCCGCGGCGACCTTGCACGCGCTGCGCAGCCGCTGGCAATGGCCGCGCGAGGGCATCGACGTATTGCTCACCTTCGACGCCGACCTGCGTGCCGAACCCGCGACGCCTGCGGCTTCGACCGTGCACGAATGGCGCGTGAGCGCGGCGTGGCCGGAAGGCGAGGACGACGCGCCGCTCGTTGCCGCGTTGTTCGACTGTGCGCGCGAGTTGATCGGCGCGATGGGGCCGTACGCGCCCGCGTTCGTGCGCGACGCAGACGCCGTCGAGCGCGCCGCGTCGGGCGATGTCGCGGGCGACGTGCGCGTGGCGCGCGCCGAGCCCGTCGATCTCGCGGGCGCCCGCAGCGCCGCCGACGCGCTGGTCGCGATCTGCCGCAATATCGGCGCGCAATGGTTCGGTAACGACGCGGGCGTGCGCGGCAGCGCCAACGGCGAATTCATCCACCAGATGCGGGTCGCGCAACGCCGCCTGCGCACGGCCATGCGGCTCTTCGCGCACTGGCGCGACGACGCGTGGAAGACGCAGATCGAGCCCGAACTGCGCTGGCTCGGCGCGCTGCTCGGCGACGCGCGCGATCGCGATGTCTTCGTCGACTCGACCTTGCCCGCGCTCGCGGCCGCCGACGTCGATCCCGCGCGCTGGACCGCGCTGCGCGCAGAAGCGGACGCCCGGCGTCAAGCGGCGCGCGCCAGCTTGCGCGAGGCGCTGCTGTCGCCGCGATACGCGCTGGCCGCGCTGGCCTGGCTGCAATGGCTCGACGCGCTCACGCGCCGCGCGCGCCGGGCCGATCAGGACGGTTCGACGGGCCTCGCCGGAGAACGGGCGCGCCCGCTGCGTGCTCACGCGAAGAAGCGTTTGCGCCGTTACCACGACGAACTCGCGAACACGCCCAAGCTCACCGCCATCGACGAAGCCAGCCGGCATCGCGTGCGTATCAACGCGAAGTATTTGCGCTACGCCGTCGAGTTTTTTGCGCCGATCGCCTCGCGCCGCACGCGCACCGATCTCGTCCGCACGCTCGCGCGGCTGCAAAGCGTGCTCGGCGACGGCAACGACGCGGCCGTCGCGCTGCGCTATCTCGAAAGCATGGACGCCGAGCCGTATCAACTCGGTTTCGCGCGCGGCTGGTGCGAGGCCGTCAAGCGCTACACGGCGAAGGAAGGCGAGCGTGTGCTGCGCGAATTGCCCGCGCCGAAAGTGCCGCGCGCCGACTAG
- a CDS encoding YdcH family protein, translated as MFPEFRDLISRLKIDDEHFARLFHRHNELDQQIKNMEAGIVPSHGMEIEQLKKEKLRLKDSLWLTLRKAESAASGAPS; from the coding sequence GTGTTCCCCGAATTCAGAGACCTGATCTCGCGCCTCAAGATCGACGACGAGCATTTCGCGCGGCTGTTTCATCGCCATAACGAACTCGATCAGCAAATCAAGAATATGGAAGCCGGTATCGTGCCGTCGCACGGCATGGAAATCGAGCAACTGAAAAAAGAAAAGCTCCGGCTCAAGGACTCGCTCTGGCTCACGCTGCGCAAAGCGGAAAGCGCCGCCAGCGGAGCGCCGTCATGA
- the ppk2 gene encoding polyphosphate kinase 2 has translation MSTAPLHAAEQDDSGAHAAALTPHGAELRSVESALEAAHQVAAGALHDLVAQSREQKEEQTQAPATLLDSIAALMEGMSPDEVVQLRRLLLEGNPAEWRHARARNPDDELAENWREGAYPYRHLMSRRAYERQKYRLQVELLKLQAWVRETGQRVVILFEGRDAAGKGGTIKRFMEHMNPRGARVVALEKPSEVERGQWYFQRYVQHLPSAGEIVLFDRSWYNRAGVEHVMGFCTQAEYADFIQQVPEFERQLIHSGIHLIKFWFSVSQAEQRRRFKERKVHPLKQWKLSPVDLASLDKWDEYTQAKEAMFSQTDTADAPWTVVRSDCKKRARLNAMRHVLNKLPYASRDTETIGRVDPLLVSRAV, from the coding sequence ATGAGCACCGCCCCGCTTCACGCCGCGGAACAAGACGACTCCGGCGCGCACGCGGCCGCCCTCACACCGCATGGCGCGGAGTTGCGCAGCGTGGAAAGCGCGCTCGAAGCGGCGCATCAGGTCGCGGCGGGCGCGCTGCATGATCTTGTCGCGCAAAGCCGGGAACAGAAGGAGGAGCAAACGCAGGCGCCCGCCACGCTGCTCGATTCCATCGCCGCGCTCATGGAAGGCATGTCGCCCGACGAGGTCGTGCAACTGCGCCGCCTGCTGCTAGAAGGCAATCCGGCCGAATGGCGTCACGCGCGCGCGCGCAACCCCGACGACGAACTCGCCGAGAACTGGCGCGAAGGCGCGTATCCGTATCGGCATCTGATGTCGCGGCGCGCGTACGAGCGGCAGAAATACCGGCTGCAGGTGGAATTGCTCAAGCTGCAAGCGTGGGTGCGCGAAACCGGCCAGCGCGTGGTGATCCTGTTCGAGGGCCGCGACGCCGCCGGCAAGGGCGGCACGATCAAGCGCTTCATGGAGCACATGAATCCGCGCGGCGCGCGCGTGGTCGCGCTTGAAAAACCCAGCGAGGTCGAGCGCGGCCAGTGGTATTTCCAGCGCTACGTGCAGCATCTGCCTTCGGCGGGCGAGATCGTGCTGTTCGACCGCTCCTGGTACAACCGCGCGGGCGTCGAGCACGTCATGGGCTTTTGCACGCAGGCGGAATATGCCGATTTCATACAGCAAGTGCCCGAGTTCGAACGCCAGCTCATTCACAGCGGCATTCATCTCATCAAGTTCTGGTTCTCGGTGAGCCAGGCGGAGCAGCGCCGCCGCTTCAAGGAGCGCAAGGTGCATCCGCTCAAACAATGGAAGCTGAGTCCCGTCGACCTCGCTTCGCTCGACAAGTGGGACGAGTACACGCAAGCGAAGGAAGCCATGTTTTCGCAAACCGACACCGCGGACGCGCCGTGGACCGTCGTGCGCTCCGATTGCAAGAAGCGCGCGCGGCTCAACGCCATGCGCCATGTGCTCAACAAACTGCCGTACGCGAGCCGCGATACCGAAACCATCGGCCGGGTGGACCCGCTGCTGGTGAGCCGGGCGGTGTGA